A window of Centroberyx gerrardi isolate f3 chromosome 19, fCenGer3.hap1.cur.20231027, whole genome shotgun sequence genomic DNA:
CAAAATTGTAAGTTTCCCAAAACCTTAAACTCAAAAACCAAATCTTTAATTTGGATAGTTTGTCCTTCTGTTAAATATGCAATATCACATACAATATATAATGCTACAATACAGAATGAGAGTAGAGATGCAGGACATGAACTTGGTCCAATCCAAAGTTTAGTTCAATTGAAATCTCTATTAGAAGAAACATCTGTATCTAGCAAGAAAATGTAACCCCAGACTGTGACATCAGTCCAGTGATGCAATGTTTTAAACTGGACTCTTGACTGTATTTGACGTCCTGTTGTCCCTCTACCAGGTGTGacatcagtgtgtctgtgcaccGCTGCCACTCGGGCAAATTCCTGCACATGAATGTATATATGAATAAATCTATTTTGAAAGGAAATGAGTCGTCTACCTTGCAGGAGTGGAGAAGTCTCCCCAGAGATCTGAACTCGGGTTCGACTGAACCACTGTGTTCGAGTTACTACTGTCCAGCTCCAGCAGGCAGCCTgggagacaacagagagagagagagagagagaaaaggaagaaaagaaaagaaaaaagagacgAGAGATGGGAAAAGAGTCAAAGAAATATAGAACAAACCAAAATTAGCTTACAAACTGACACACATTTCACTGATTTTCTGCAGCCCAAGGCTCAGACACTGAATAGTCATTTAACAGCCATCCATTAAGAGAGAGGTTAATAAAGTAGGTCGCTGCTGTAGGTTAAAGCAGcattaggcaagatttttatggaaaaatgcacctgtcttatcagcctaaatcacaaagttggGGTGCAACAgggaagagcgtcccatccccactaattgattCCCAAAATTAATTCTGGTGTCGGatagagtgaaatacaaaatccTCCTAAACAGCAACAagtgagcgctccatccagagaaagatGGACTCACCAGTGATGGTTCAACCTCTTCTTTTTACAGGCCTCTTTATCATAATGTGGTTTGTAAATGTTTGATGTTGCATATGTTTAActttatatatgtgtatgaCTGTGCTACTTTAAGATAGCTTTTAAGGGTTTGACTCTTCATAAAGTTGTTTTGTTACCATGTGTCCTTTTatgtcttttctttgtttttattctctctttgtgaagcgctttgtaaactgttgctatataaataaagttttacttactcttcaccacctccacctccaccagacACTTAGAAGAAATAATTTAGGTCTGAGGAGGACAagatgcaaagttgcctagtgcagttttaaACTCTGACTGACAGTGCCATCTACCTGTTGCGCTGCCGCCCGTCTGGGGGACTGTATTGTGATTGGATGAGCCCGACAAGGGGGGCGGCGCTATCTTGCCTCCAGGTGGCGGTGGGAGGAGTCCGAACCCACCTGACccctgtgggcggggcttatccCTCTTTTTACCTTgctagagacagagaaaagaagaacGAAGAAGCAGTTGAGAAGAATAGAAAAGCAACTCAGATGAGCAGGAAGGTTTTTCAGGGAAGTTCACAATGTACGTACATTCTTACCTTTAGCACTCGGTTATCTTTAGATCAAATTCTGAATTAAAACACAGCtgaaaaaagttgaaaatattCCTGAGTCCTTGCAGGCAGTCACTAAGCAAGAGGCTCATTCCAATGTGATTTAGACACATGTAAGTTGACATCAGGAGTGCATTTTTTGCAGTTGTTCACAGGTGAAATGTCACAAACTTGTACTATGAACAAAAGTGTCTactgagcaggagagcattaactTGATCTTGAGTGTATTAACAAGAGCAAAATGATGACCCTGTTCTTCTGAGGAGCACATGTGGTCCAGGATTGAAACATTTTGgatgacaggaaaaaaaaaaaattacaagtgaTTTGTGAACATGGACGTCCCAGCTTTGCATCTCAAGTTGCACATGTGCTCCATTTTTAGTTTTATAGAGGCTGTAAAGTTATTTTTAGGGGCCTACTGAAGCCGTAGCATTATAGGAGTCCCATCATGTCTTTTCAAATTTATAAATCACAACTCCTGGGCCAATGTTTGTCCTTTATGAAAGCGCTGATCTAGGAACATCACTGTTTATATCATTCCCAGATTGTCTCATTTTATTCTGATTATGATGGTTATGAAAACTGATTCAGGATCAGCCACTTTCTAACATCATCTCTGGTTCTTACCCCAATGTTGAGTGTGATGGTCTGTCCCTCTTTAAAACCCAAGTCCAGTTTTGGTCCTGAATCCCCCAGCTGGGCGTTTTTACTGATTTCATTCTCCTGTTTCACCCATctgtagggacacacacacacacacacacacacacacacacacacacacacacacacacacacacacagacaccatcAGCACTGATGCAGAAATAAACAATGCATTTCAGCAGTTTTCAGAAAAACTGCAGCTAGTAACTTTCCACAAGCGCCTCTCAATGACATCTTGCTCTGGCCGGCTGCTTGTGCTGCAGACCGtgacaggagagcagaggaggtaAGATCAATCGGGTCCAATACCACTGTCAATACTTTAGAAGGAAAACTAATGGCAGCCAGTATATCTGATGATGGagattttcttttgttgttgtgtgaaaGATAAACACTTTGTTGGAAAGCATCCCTCAAAACTGGCTGCCGATGAGCAACTGTTTACAGGAAAGTGGAAAATACCTTAGCTCTTAATGTACTTGCTTTTAATCAAACCCATATGCAAGTTTTCAGGACAGAGACACATGggacatttcattatttataaCATTTTACTAGAAAGGGAGATAAGAAAAATATTTCCCAGCTTAGACTGAAAGACCTGAACATGAGATGCGATCCTCTGCAGGGTAAGTAATTGTTATTATGGTAATTTCAGGAGAAGAGAAAGTAATCACTGATTTAATTCACACTTAAATCCCTCAGTCACTGCTTACTTGAAATGGTCCTGCAGTGCCACGTTGAAATCGAAGGCGTCTCCTCGGTCCCCGAAGCCAACGCCTATGAAAGCACTGCGACCTGCGAGCGGAAGACGATATTAGTATCAGAGTAGGAGTATCAAACTTCCTACACATTTTTGctaatcaaatgtattttctatGACTATTCCATGTTATACAAGCATGATGATAAACATTTGTTAGCATCCATGTTCAAATCATACATATTcgtttatctatctatcaccTAGATTTTGTGTAATGACACTTTAAACACTTTTGGGGCATGTGTCATTCTGCATAACATTTCTTGGCCCCTtgaaaacacaattttcaaaTTCTATGACTTTTCTAAGGGCAAGTTCACACCAAACATGTTGAgaagtttatttgaactctggagcgttaACTCCTTTAGTTCAGTGAGAACAAGTGACAACGATGCCATTTGAGAACAtgatctgaaccaactacaggaaatgaccccaaaacacaagggattatgggtagaaagagacggatgttgacatctgacaaccagcagctcctcatgcttggaaagtctagcagaacaaaatgaagtctggactgatgctcatattcagctatttcttcatgtgttcttaactggtatgaacaccacagaagaagagatagaCACGTCCATCATGGTTAGCTAAAGTTATagagactggaatcagatttgttttgaatctctcacctggcaggatgacaggtgaccaaaaatctgtccaataaacaagctgcttgtgagtcatgtgactatTGTTTACaaaccctggttcacttgtaattggtagtttgaacctaaatgaaccaaatgcaaaaatgcaacaaagtgaacttttccactctggttcagaccacagaaaatgaatttggagtgattattattatcattacttgTTTCTTAACATTCCCATCCTCACCGCTGTCATCCTGTATTCGCAGAACAAAGTACCGGCTGGAGTCACTGACTGTTTCCACGGCGATGCCAGGATACTCCTGCACCGGCGCCTGGGCAAACAGCTCCCCTGCAGGACGGGAGGGccaaccacaacacacacatgcaaaacactgaaccgTTTATCAAAACGGTGAACCGATGCTGTCAAAAGCAGATGGGCTGTTGCTTGGTGACAAGCCGGTCCACATTTTAGTCATAATCTCACAAGTTTGTCACTAATGTCGCTACTGAACACAACACTTGGATGTTGCAATGCCTTATCTGCTAAGATGTCTTACCTAAAACCACATGAATGACACTGATGCAGAAaagccccacccatctggtacttcatacaggttaaaacaaacgctaagagATATTTGAAAATGCTGTTTGACCCACGTCTGGTTTGGAGATTTAATACAAATACCAAAACTTTTattaaatttgtctttggcttcACCATGAGTAACAAGACAAGATGATCAATACAAACCTTGCaaacaacacagacaataaaaacagtaaaatacagAGTTACAGAATACGGTGCAGGTTTAGTCTTGGTTGTCATACCTCAACAAAATTAGTAAATCCCCAGTCTCTGGACCTTGAAACTaaatttctaatttaatgatacaaactggggagggagggggtgtatATGTTGATTTTGGTTTAAAATCGTTAAAGCACTAGGGACAAAAgaccttttaaaaacatttttacgtACCTTCAGCATCCTAAAACACTTCCCAGAAGGTAATAATTGGAATTCATCATGTAATGGGTGAGACTGATCAGTATTGATTTTGTGAGCGTTTTGTCTTGTATACAGGTCAGTTAGCTGTGACACTGACACTTATACAACGCTGCCGTACCTGAGACTTTGTCCTCCAGTTTGATGAACGCCACCTTGCCCTTGGCTGTGATCCTCATTCGGCCGGACCAGTCAGGAGCGTCCAGCTTCCAGTCAGCTGCCCTGCGGACAAACAGTCAGTCCAAATGAGAAACacaccatttaaaaaacacaaacatatgaCACCTAccctgacaaaatgattgctaacATGAAGGTAAAACTCTGGATTGAATATTAGTAAGGTTAGTAGCCATTCTGAGACTTTTACTTATGAAACTTAACATTTTACAGCAGCTAATCCTCTGAAATTTTTAAATATTGGGCATAGAACATCAGGGGTTTTTTTCCCATAATGGatatatatagtgttttggaatggaACATCTATAATAACTAACATCacaactagggctgcagctaatGATTATTTCCATTATCGATTAATAgtctccctaatacataatgtaacatAACATTATATAATAGTGTAACCCATCATTTGAATGGCTTcattaaaacagtgttttactagggagattttcatcaagtacctacatagtaatattgtgtacttacaatacttttccataggttaatacacggCTTAATACACTGTTAAGTGTTAccaaaggtgggtaaactattatctccagttggtgatcatcataaagcaaacaaccaccagtataaACTCAAATCAATCATTCAtaaaagtattaatttatgcTGTTTTACCTGACAAATTTAGATCAATTTTATTATGCTCTCTATGATTTATATTATGAATTTTCTACAGCCTGACTAAAAAGCCGGGCAAACTCtatattctgcaaataaaacgGTCGTTAAAATGATCCTTGAATAataaagaatatacttagattTGACCATttcactacatccctggttatAGCTATCCATTTTGTACCAAGTCATATCTCAGATGGGGGCAAACTCTTATTAGATGGGGGTCTGGGGGTCTGAAGTggatctatttgggggtccttgacatgaaaaagtctACTTAAAAATCAGAGCTATTCCCAATCCAGACTAAACAGATGTCATCCATGTTTCCAGTGTGCCTGTCAGTCACAGTGGAGGGACAAAAGCTGTTGACATTTATCCATAACAACAGCCTGAAGCAAAAGTGTCCAAATTGAAAAGCTGCACTCTTTAATTCAATAGTTTCACTGCGAAAAGAGGACATCAAAGCTGTCACCAGAGCCAGTGGGCTAGCTGGATCTGTCCTGGCAAACCGCCCACATCGACCGGCACGatatctctgtctgtcaatcGATCCGCACTGTTAGCACAACGCAGCACGGAAAAAGCAAACCGTTTCTGCATATTTACAATGTTCAGAAACGGATAACCATCTCCGGTGCTGACACAACGTAAAGCCTGTATCCCTGTCCGTGGTTTGAAAGCATGTACCGGCAGCAAGCAGTGGAAGTAAAACACCAAACACCGAGCAATAACGAGCACACTGTAAAGCCGTATTGTAGCGCTGGTGTCGACCGACCGTTATTTACCTGTATCCGCGGTTTGTAGCTCGCGGCGGGATGCGATAAACGTTGACATCAGGTTTAACGCACAGGATCGACTCGTACTCGCCCTCGGCCGCCATCTTGATTCCACTGTTATTGATGTGGGAGTTGTGGTTGACTCATTTATTCGGTCCTTTTCTGGgggggggtctgtgtgtgtgtgtgtgtgtgtgtgtgtgtgtgtgtcccaaccGCCAGACGGCGTTAAAGTACACGGTATCCCAGTGCATCAGAGATGTTATTGCTGCTTCATTCTCATAAAACTGCATGATAATAAtcttaatgtaataataaaaaaaaataggtctACATTATTGTTTATTACTTACCAATCTAGAGCATCAATAAGCAATTCAAGCAGAATGAATTGTGAGAAATTGGTATTTAACAgcaagtaaataaaaatgatggaaaaaaaaaaaaaaaaaagtcgtgAGGGGGCGTGGCCTGGCAGGTGCTGTAAACTGCGGAAGCGGAAACCGTTGTAGTCTCCTCGAAGATTCCTGAAGACCCAGCATCAGGGCAAGTGCttttttttgctgaaaataTGCATATTTAATACAGGGAATGGATTGTGGTCTGTGCGTGTGATGTTAaactcactctgcagctgcttctGGAGAAAAATAACCCTCCTTTGGTTGCCAAAGTGTGATAGTAAGCTGATTCCGGCTGGCTTGAAAACAACACTCGTTCGTTAGCCATATTGGCGATGCTCGACCGCTAGCCAGCTGACTGCTGGCTGTCTTCTGTCGCTCTCCGAGGTGCTGAAAACACGTATCGTGACGCCTGACAGCTACGTTAGTGATATCTGCCAGCATGTCGACTCACAGTGATTATGTTTCAAACTGCAGAATCATTCTCTAGCTATGTATTTGGCGTTTTAGCACtgcaacgttagctagcaagaTCCTGGTTGGCTTGTCCTACAGGATGCTACCAGCTAGTAGCGAGCTAGCTGTTTAGCCAGGTAGATGACGGTTGATTTTTGTCGCAGTGATTATGACAAAGCTGGCACACAACCACACTTGCTGAAAATAATAGCCGTATCATTTTCAGCATGTTTTGGCAGACGTCTTGTGGCAAATACTGCCCGCATTCTTTGATTCTGAGCTCTCTACATTTCCATGATTGCTCGTCACTCAGTGCCAGTTGGTGCACTGAGCTTTGCTTTACGCTGCTTGTTTTCTCCCTGCAGTTGTAGGATCTAGTTTCTGATTTCCTGATTCCTGAGGGGATCCGATGCAGTCAGGGGGAAGAGAGACCAACAGAATGAGCACTCACTGAGCCAGCAAGGGCACACAAGCAACATAAAGAGTAGTCTTTGACAGCAGAGTCTTACTTTACAACAGGtatgggactgtgtgtgtgtgtgtgtgtgtgtgtgggggggggggttgtgttcaatgtgtgtgtaagcctgtgtgtgtgcacttggtttgtgcatgtgtgtgtgacccattTCTCTCTGCTGACCCTGTGAGTGTGCAGCATTGCTCACTAGTTCTCTCTGAATCAGATCGCGGTGGTTtgatccccctcctccccccgacACCATGACGTCCTCCATGCTCCGCCGCCAGCTGAAGAACCTGGTCCAGAACTACTCTGAGGCCGAGGTCAAGGTAAAGGAAACTAAAGGTTAAATCTAAGACTAATAGGGCAAACGGCTAGACAAAACCTCCACAGTAATGAGCACAACAagctcaagtctcaagttacGCTGAAGTGAATTGCGGTGAGTTTGCACATTGAGATTTCTCATCAGTCCTGAACCTAATGTTCTGGAGCCTGGGAAATGGGGAGATATTATTCCCTCTTGCTTTAATGCTGATCTGATGTGACATGATCAGTAACAACATGGTAGAAGAGTTTATCATTTCTCCCTTTCCAGTAATATGGGATCATGTTAAGTTAGAGGGGGACTTGTAACACTGCAGCCAGTCCAACGATTCAGACTGATTTCTGGTCACAAGCCAGCATCTTTAACCTTTAGGCTACCACCACCCTGTACCTACTGTGCCTGAGTTGCACTCTAAAGgtgatgatacacaggcaattttttttttagaaaagcaaATTTGGCCTAAATAGTTACTGAGAAATTTGACAGTTGGAggagtgaaaatggatgaaataagaTAATGCTGCCACCAATGCCATCTTGGCCTCCTCTTACCCACTGaaaatttaataatttaataattttatcGAGGTTATCCACTGGAATTTCATAACATATGTATTATAGGCTCATTTATGGCTCTGGCAtctaacagctagctagcttgctagattaaatgttatataaagcatttggaaaatttggaaaattCTGGGCTGACAACAGGTCACCTGACTAATTTTCTTGTCTCAgattggttgatgttgaaaCCTTGCCAGCAAAGCTTGCTTTCCGATCAAGCTTGGCTAGATTTCAAACTgctacatatattatatatttccaAATTTGCCCCAAGTTTGCCCTAAAGGTTTCCCTGTGTGTCATCACCTTAACTTCtttccccctctgcctctctcaggTGAGAGAGGCGACGTCCAACGACCCCTGGGGTCCGTCCAGCTCTCAGATGGCTGACATCTCAGACCTGACCTACAATGTGGTGGCCTGCAACGAGATCATGACGATGCTGTGGAAACGCCTCAAAGACGACAAGAACTGGAGACACATCCACAAGGTGAGgggcggaggagggaggggaaccTGAACAACATAGCTTTATTGACATTAATCAGCACCTCATGGAACATAATCTCTCCTTTCCATCACATcagatgatttatttatttggtcTTGAGTGAAGAAGTAAACTGCAGTACCACATCTGGTGTAAAGTTACTGCTGTCACCAACTCAGACATGAGTCCATTCAAACTCTGCCAGCCATGTGACTTTGTATATGTGTCTACTACTATCATTGTATCTCTTTTGTATAGGAGTTATTTCTTACTGAATCGTCATTACTATAAACACAGAGGTTTAGAATTAGTTCCTTTAGCTGTTTTGTCTCCAACAGTCTCCAACTCTGATAGAAAACCTGATATAGCAATTTATGTATTGTCTATTAGAGAAGGAATAAAAACTGTTAATAGCATCAGTCTTTGTACGCATTGTGTGCATTGCTAGTTCactttagtttatttttttagctgtatacagtatatttgtttgtttatattcatgctttttgttttccctcttaGTCCCTGACCCTGCTGGAGTACCTGCTGAAGACCGGAGACGACCGCGTGCTTCTGAAAATGAAAGACAACATCTACATCGTCAAAGCTCTCACAGAGTTCCGCTTTGTAGAAAAGGATGGCAAAGATCAGGTGATGCTCATGTTGTGGTGATGCTGCTACcaaactgctgctgttcagaaaacatatttactgtatgtaaGTTGCTAATTCTGTGTGATACATGACTGAACCTCTAGGCAACACTCCAAGATTCAAACCACATTTAGCctaattctttttttctcacttaAATTCAAATATGATTGGGGTAAAAAACTCATATCTTAGTAACAAGAGCTTGGCATTTACTCTTGAACCTGCCTTGATTAGACCCAAAGGGCTTGGGTCAGGCTGAATTTCTCTTTAGTTTCACTAAGCTCTGGTTTGGCTTTTGCTCAGGTTCAAAGATATTGTGGAAAAATACTCTAATCAGTTTATTTTTTGATGGTAAAATCAGGATTTAGTGGGTTTGGTCTTGTAAGAAGCTGTCCTCCCCTTTGGGTTTGCTTCAGGTTTCGAAATTGTTCAGGTTCAGGTGGGATTGGGCTCAAATTTTCAAGCTCCCAAGTCAAGCTCTAATGTGAGCaagtgtgtgtctcctctcccAGGGTGggaatgtgagagagaaggcTAAGGTCGTCCTTGTTCTCATGGAGGATGATGAGaagctgaaggaggagagagactttGCCGTCAAGACCAGAGAGAAGACGTCCAAAAGTGCAACTGGTGAGCCTTTCTGTCCGTCACTGTTCCCCCACTTAACCTGTAACACATCTGTTATGTCCAGGTCAATTTACTTTGTGGCAGAATATCTTTATAAAGTTGGTTTTATTCACACTTTGCATTTTCAGATCAAACTGGTTGAAGTCAGGGCCAGATCAGCATGCGGTGCAATTCCAagtgctaaccctaaccctaacaacaaacaatataaaatgAGTCAGTCATAACATAAAGGATTAAAAAGATGTGAAAAGTAGGCCTGTATGTTGATTAAATGATTAAACACGGGGTAAGAAGAGCAGTGCAAGTAAATgataaaatgtaacaaagtaGTTTAGGTAAAGGCAATACCAGAAATGTATGACAATTCAAAAAAATATGCTATCCTCATAAtttacactcactcactcactcactcacacacacacacacacacacacacacacatttcacactctCGTTCCCATCCCCTCTCACCAGCCTCATCCTCCGACAACCCAAAGGACCCCAACTACAAGCCCTGCTACGTCCCCGGGACCTCTGGCCTCCCCTCTCTAGACAACATACCCTCAGTAGCTGACTTGGCTGCT
This region includes:
- the necap1 gene encoding adaptin ear-binding coat-associated protein 1, coding for MAAEGEYESILCVKPDVNVYRIPPRATNRGYRAADWKLDAPDWSGRMRITAKGKVAFIKLEDKVSGELFAQAPVQEYPGIAVETVSDSSRYFVLRIQDDSGRSAFIGVGFGDRGDAFDFNVALQDHFKWVKQENEISKNAQLGDSGPKLDLGFKEGQTITLNIGQGKKRDKPRPQGSGGFGLLPPPPGGKIAPPPLSGSSNHNTVPQTGGSATGCLLELDSSNSNTVVQSNPSSDLWGDFSTPASSLPPPARPQNTTNWIQF